The Periophthalmus magnuspinnatus isolate fPerMag1 chromosome 17, fPerMag1.2.pri, whole genome shotgun sequence sequence GAGCCTTataaaataacaatatgaatcatttCTGCTGTCTTCTTATAATAGTTTTGTTCTTGAAGAATTCCTATGGTTGTTTTTGCACAGTGAGATCTAATCTTGTTTTGGATTCCCACAATGGAAGCTctagtactaatactacaaatattATTCAATGCTCAGTTGTATATATGGAAAATAGTACAACCTTAGAAGAATAATATCAGTACTATTATTACTAACTGTTATTATCACAAAAACTTGCTTAAAAACTAGAGAGAACAACTGAAGTTAGTGTTTTAGTAAATTTATATCAATGACATCCGGAACAAAGTTGAGCAGTAATAGCAGCATCATCACACATTTCTCTATACTGCGTTGTAAGTGTTGTAAGTCAGATTTATAGTTGGACAGTGCCCCATAATGTCAGAAGCTGTTTTTAGATGTTtaccctcctgtcccctctcctttcccctcCTTCACTCATTCTTCCCTAACTCCTCTTAACATCCCATAAACATTACCTTTAATCAGTGGAAGGGATTTTATAGACAAAGTCACTCGGGTTACAGTCAACAGCAATGACGTGTTGCTGTCTGCTTTGGTGGCAACACAGCAGCCTCCAATTCTCCTGAGGTTTCCTTGTAGATTGAGTCTATACGGCAAAAATGTGTGTGGTTTTATTTTCGCATCTCAAGCTGTACCGAAGCAGATGTAAAACCTAGATAGATTGTAATATGTTGTTGAATGTATAATTGCATATATCTATGTATGCAGAGGTGCAGTATATGAAAttatcaataatatttaatctaTCAAATGTATCAATACTATCAATACTATGTTATGTTGGAGATATGCAAATTAGAATAGAATATAAGTTCTTAAGTAAAGCATATTTTTAAAAGGCTGCAAGAAAAgttgattaaaaattaaaagaTGAGAAACTTGCAAGGTTACAATGTGACATTTATGCAGTTGTGTGTTTAATTTTATAgtccattcactttttgtgcACCTTTTTTGACCCTCAGTGACATTCATGGACACGTTTAGCTCATTTCTGTTGGATTGTCATTATCTCGtcagcatgaaaaaaaaaaaaaagtagccaTAATCATAGGTGTAATAAAGCTCTGACCAAGTTTCCCTCATTCCAGAAAGGTCTCAGCTCAGAACTGGAtgaacagctacattttaaattgtagaaGTAAAGATCATTTTGACATTTCCTCACAGTTTTGTAGGTTTAGACACAACCTATCCAATCCAGAGCCTCAGTGGAATACACTGAATGGTATCTGTGTTGCCTAGTGAAGATTTATTTCCCAACATGCAGCATTACTCCGGCCTTGTCCATGTTTATTGATTATGCGGCTGTCAAGTAAAGACATGCAGCTGCTATTGTACTCACAGCCTGGAGGTGATAATATAACATGCTTATCTCCatttagaaagcattttatttccctctcctcctgctctgtctCTCCACAGTCAATGCTGTTGTCGGTGCACATCAAGCGCGAGGGTGAATCTCCCGTGGTCTCGCCGCTGTCCTCTGAAGACGCCCATCACTCGGACAGATACCAGGTCATTTACTCACATCACAACCAAAGAAGAAATTTGAACTGTATAGGCTGTGGGTTTGTGTAGCTAAGTCATTGAATGCAGTTAatcacactttaaaataaagaattaaaaacaaGTTGTAACAAAggtaacaaatatatataaaaaaaatataatattattgaTTAAAGTTTAATTGATAAGATTAGAAGGGAACCGACAGAATGATTTTCAGATCATAATTGTATATGAAAAATACTCTACAATATTACAAATTGGATAAGTTGCCAAATGCTTATAATTTTTCCATATTCCTAACACCCAATACAATacagtatttttgtgttgtttatagTATTGTAAGATTTGAGATGTGATTACATTCTTTTACATTACGAGCTCAATCTCATTCAGAATCGTATTTGTTGCATGTTATCTGAAATTTATGCCAACTTTATGTTTGTTGAGTTTTTAAGGATGATTAATGTGCAGCAGGACTATATTGTTAACTTGACCAAATGGCCAATTCCTGAAGCTTTTATGTCTTATATTCATCAAAGTTTGTTGGAGTAATTCTTGGGACTGTGATGTATTGCCAGGTTAAGTGGGTTTCCCCCCTTACCCCATAAAATTAGAACTATTAAGTCCATGCAGACATTACATCCATACGTTGGAGATGACACAGCTCATAAAAGCCTCAGAGCAATAAAGCACATTTTCTCATTAAGTGAAACTGCTGAAACCACCTTATATTTTACAAATGATAAAGTCAATGGTCACTCTTTTTACCACCCTCCAAAGGAAGCATAAATGCCAACATGCAACTTTTATGTCTTTGCCAGTCTGTCTTTATTTTCTAATCTCTTTTTCAATGGGACAATAGCATGAATTGAAGTGGTGTGCTTCAGTCAGCAGCATACTATATCATCCTTTTTTAGTGAATAAGATTAAaagttttttccctttttctgtTACTGCACAATAATAGCCTATGATTACAAAGTtgtacaaagtagtagtaaaattaGAAGTTAAGATATTTAGAATAACAAAAATTGTatcactttgttttattttaattttcaaaagtaataGGTGGCATATCCAAAAGCAGGGAATTAATCAGGCTTACATAAATGTAGGTCTAAAAtggaaataataaatacttacttgctctaaacacattttaaggtTCTGCAATGTACACGGTCGTCCTTGTGACTGTAATGAAAGCCTTTTATGTCAAAATATGAGAGGCAGCTCCTAAAACGCGATGCTTCCCCCTAGTGGCCAAACCGCGACATGCACGTAAGGGTTTTGTACATTTCCGGCTGCTTTCGGTCACATGACCAAAACAAGCCAATATGGCGTACTTTATGATTCCTGTTAGCGCAGTCGAGCTCTACTTTAATCCTTTCCCATCCATTTATAGTCCAAATGCCGCGCTCTTCTGCATTTATGTATAATATCTGTGGAAGCATTGGATTAGTTTGGCACAAAGAGTTTGAGCGGCTATAAATGCGGCTGTGAGTGAAAGCTAGCAGACATGGAGGAGGTGCAGAAGACGAGAGAAGTAGGTTCAATTGTTTTCAGAGCACAATCCAATGTAATCTCCTCgcaaaaaagttatttttgccCTTGTTACCAGGTTATAAAGCGTCTCTATTACCCCATACTTATTCCCTGTTTCTTCTTTACTTGTGTTGCAGACGTTTTTACGGGTTCGGGCAAACAGACAAACGAGATTGAATGGTATGTATACACGTCTATCAATCAACCGAATTATAGTTTTGTGGAATATTTAATGCACTTTATAAGGACTGCGTTTTATTTTCACTCTCAAAGTGGTAGATGGTAAAGGCCTCCACCTATCTGCAGCATCGTGGATTACTCACTACATTACTTATTTTATCATGATAATAAATTTGTTCTCAAAGGCCTTGGCAAAATGCAGATAATTCATCTTTACATAATGTTCAAATGGTGGCTGGCAGAGTTATATTACTTAGTAAGAACCattgaaaatataaaagtcaCAATTTCTGGAAAACTGCACATTATCCTGAAATCTATTTGGACTTCACATATACAGCTGTGGTGTAGCAGTTACACTGATGTTAGATTATTACTCGACAATTAATTCAATTTATATTCATTGCCCAGGGGAGAGGATATGTGCCTGTTCTAAGTAGTTTTCTCGTTTCTATGTCATTCTTGGATTTCTAGTGTCCCAACCCCCTGATATCATTCCATTTCTGTCTCTTGTCTTGTGTGTTCTCACAGGGAGCTAAAATGAATGTTCCTTTGTGCTTTTAACAGCAAGGGAAACCAACATAGAGAAAGAGGGCAAAGAAGGCTATTCTGTTGTGTTAAATTAATTGTCTGTATAAATGGAGTGGCATGTTAAGGATAGAACAGAAGGGAGAGAGTTTTAATGAATATATAGTATCTGAAAAcataactgctactactagttctaatatgatgtgtttttctgtgtcagCTCGTATAGGCaaaatgaagaggaggaagccagAGGATGGGGGCCAGGTATGTCCTCTCTGCAGTGCCCCTTTGACTGGGAGCGAGGAGGAGATGAGTAGACATGTGGAACAATGCCTCATCCAGGTAGTACTTTCTGGGCCTGGACCCCCTGGACAGTTCTTCAGTCCTTCCTCTTGTAGAACAATCAGCACATCGCTTTCTCCTTTTTCCCCTTTTCAAGAAACTCTGCAGTGACTTTTTCACTGAATCCAAGCTATGCATCCACATTATATGGGATATATGTGAAAGAATTTaccaataaaaaaatgcaatgtCTCAGTATACACACCAACTTAAACAATTCAACCCATATATTATGGATTCATTGTCTTTCTGACTTTTAGATACTTTCTTAGCTTTCTGCACTTCAAATACCTGACCATTACAACTAATAATCATTGTGCTTTTCCTTCTTTTAAGTAGTAAACACATCTAAAACAACATGActtagtaactacttttttcctgaagtatttttgtaatgttatgTTTTCATCTGTATTAATTGTGAAATGTGGCTCTTTCTCAGCGTGAGGGTGCATTAGATGATGACTCCGTTGACATGGACGGTGAAAACGGCAGAGGCTTTGAAGAATACGAGTGGGCAGGACAGAAAAGGATCAGAGCTACAGCGTTATTGGAAGGAGGTTTCAGAGGTACACATTTCTATTAATCCTATCGCTAATGTCCAAGTATGATATTTCACTCCTACCATAAAAGTCAATGTTAGCTTTAAATCTACTCTGGTTCGatttcctcctttctctttgtGGACCCATCTCTCCTTTACTTCTGTCCTCTGCATGCATGTTCTCCCTGGTCTATAGTTTGTGAATGTGTCCAGAGAGCTTAATGCTGCCAGTGGTCTGGTGGTAGGGCAGTGGGGGGTCTGGGTCAGACCAGCTCAGCTTTAGCTTGGCCCTCCTCAACCTTCTTTGCACAGGGAAGGAAAACACATTTAGCTGGGCAATTGACCCATTGGGCACCACTCTGTGCTTGTATGTGTGCCCAGAAATGCAATTATAGAACTGGATGGAGAGCTGGTCACCAGGGAGCAGAGCCACGTCTGACACAGCACAGTACAGTCCTCCTGTAAACTCAGTCACTGTCAGAGACATCCTCAGCCTCTTCCTGTCATAGTGTCATGGTGTCCACATTAACTTTTTACTAGAATTTATGTTAACTCATTTCTGTAAGATGTAAAAGAATATGAAGAACTTGTGCAAATtcccagattaaaaaaaaaaaggttttggcATTGTCTCTGAAGGGCAGCATACTTTTTTATAATTCTTGATTAATTCCATTGAAGCTTTATGAGTAAAAATGAAAGCTACCCAGTCTTTGATCACTCTTTGCTCTGACGATAGATTGTTCCTTTTAGTTAAACACATTGTTATAAAGAGCCCTACTGTGCTACACCTGActccccctctatctctcagcctgagacagagaggagacaaggcaGATCAATGCTGAAATCTCAGCTAAACCAGGCCCAGCTTTGGGGTAGAGGTGCTTTTGTCACCTGTCCACACATTTAGCGTTGTTAAAGGAGCAGACACTGGACCCTTCTGCTGTGCACTAATGGGGCTCCTTGTGATGTGACTCAGATAACGGAGGTGGCCTGGAGAGAcccacatgaaacacacacgtGCGGTCTGCAgcaccacacacacgcacacatgaaTCTGGGCTCTGAAGGTGGATTTGGTGTTGAAAGCTCTTGGTGTTTCTCACAGATGCGCTTGAATCCTGAAGGCTTTGGATGGGTGGGCAGCGAGACAGATAGATGTAGCATGGGGGGGTCTCCTCAGCTGGAGAGATCCCTCTGTGAAGTGCCACCATCCGTCTCCCCCTTTGAGAGCGCTCAGAAGAAAGGCAGAGAACAAGCCTCTTAAGGGCCagtggagaggggaggggcaagGCAGCAAAATCGAACAAGATCAGTTTATGATTCAACTCTGTCTGAGGACACTTCCCTGTGTCTCGCAGCAGCTTAGCCTGCTTCAAAGAACAtaataacacagacacagactgcTTTATCTCTCAAGCAGACTGTCTGTCTCTACGTCTGCTCTGTCAAGTGAAACTAGACTTTAAGCCCAACTTCTTGTCTTCTTTGACTAAAAGAAGAATATTAACATGAGATTTATTTTTCACTTGCGTAGATCTTTTCGTGCACACTTTTTCAACTTCATTAATAAAGTTGTAGGAAATCAAACTATACAAAAATGCAAGAATTAAATCTTCAGTTGGGTTGTCAAAAGCCATAAGCCGACTGGTGAGCAAATCTATAGACTTGATATCCAGCTGTCCTTGGAGACAGAGCAGTTGAAGATGAGGATTACTGCAGGTGAAGGCGTCCCAGGGGGATTTCAGTCTAGCAGAAATCTCTCTCTTTGTAAACACACTTCAAACATGGCTGTCTCATGCCTTTGTGTCTATGTCCCACTCCTCATCTCGCGTTCtccatctgacctgtaaatggCACAAAGATAGTGcagcgacctttgaccttttcctcttcttttttaaGCGAACCTGATAATTACTATGGTAACAGGAAGTCACCAAGGTCACTCAATTGGTTGATCTGAGCTGTCAGTTGCGCTTGTAAGTTTAGAGTTGCCTTCTGCCTCTGATCTGAACTTGCCGCTTTGCCATTGAGCATGTTAACAGTATGCAGATGAGGTGCATTCAAGCGCCATGGCTTTTGCACAAGTCAGGAAATgtttgataaatactgagccaaAATGtcattgtgtaaatgtgtgtaggTGTCTGTATTGATCCCTAGGCCCTGCTGTTTATCATAACACTTTGTGTAGGGAAAGCTCATAAGATATAGGCAAATTATAAACGCAAATAATCAAAAATGGAGGTAGAATGgattaaaaaagataaataccaaaataatGTTGTAATAATTTTAAAGACTGCGCATAATGGTAGCAAAGAGGTAGGGTAGAGGAGGGAGCTGCATAATGTGAGTGAAAGGCACTTGGAGTGGCTCTGACCTTTTCCTGGCCAGATTAGATTGGCCTGCCAAGACTGCTTAGAGGGACAGATAGAGGCACCACAGCAACACACACAAGCTCATAGCAATCGGTGTACACGCATACAGAACTGAACATGTAGATACTGTAATTCAACCATCACACATAATAACACATAGTACTAATAATAGTTAACCATAATTAATGTTTCTGGTGAATGGTCCACATATcacattacatatatttatctccatggaggcatgCAGGTAACACACTAGAAAAAATTACTGGTAAGATCTGTGTATAGGAGAATACATCCTttatttttgaggaataaaagcacatctaactaaataaatgcaaaaaaatgatGCCACACATTACAGGCAACATCTCCATAGTGGCGTATCCCTCGccagaaaatttacattgtgtacctttttaaaaaataagtgaaaagtTAGTGAAGCTGCACTGATGTAGTGTAAAATTCAACAATTCACTAAAAGCTAAATTCCCCTTAACAGATTGAAGTATGCAAGTTTCTATATTTGCTGTGAAAAGCATATAAAACGATCACTAAAAACATGGGCCTGTTGTATAAGAGCTTTGCATAGGTGCTGTGTTTTATCACATACTCTCTCCTAGTGTGAAAGAAAGTGAAATGAAATACAGAGTCAGAAGCTGGACTAGAGACAGGTGTTTGAAATCTCACAAAGAGAAACTGTCCTATCTGATGTGTTAAAAATCTGGAATGGAAAAGTTGATTTTGGTTGTCCTGTCCAGTCCAGATCAAACCACTCAAAGTGCAAAGACAAATTACACAATCATTTTTGCAGACTTGTACTTACTTAAATTGAACagataaaattaacatttaaattaaaaattaacATATTAATTTTCTTCACATTATCATAATTATTTATATGTCTAGACAACTGGGTCAAGCCATCTCCAAAATGTATCCTCCACACTAATGTTAACACATACACTTCTGTGcgtatcaatatttttttaatttaataaaaacttTCTTGCCTATTCGATCTGAAATGTAGTACATTTCAGTGTAGACACTATAGTAAACCTACTATTGAGGGAAGTTGAAGTTTAAGACACACACTTGGACAGGGGGTTGAAGCAGATAGCTGTCAACGCTGCCCGGCTCTTCCGTGGTCCCACTCCCACTCTTCTCTAGTCCAGTGGAGAGCCGTAGCAATTGGGGTAGGTGTAAATAAGACTGCTGTCAGGCCCTGTCACCAGCCGACACGCACTCATTCACCTTTAAGTGTCACACGCATGCACACTGGTCTGGAGCAGTTGGAAAGATGTGGTTTAAGTGACAAGAAGACAGACACGCACCTTTAAGGAGTGGGAGACACGGCCCTAAGTGACACAGGGACAGGCGGCTTCAAACAAACTCCGAGGAGACGGCTGTAAGTGACGGGGCGCACAGCCGGATAAGTGGAGCTGAAGGGAGAAGTCAGGCCGCGCTACCGGGTTTGTCTGTGCGTTCATCACTGGGTTTATAGAAATGCCAATCAAACGCATGCACATATAGATATATTGTGTGTGAGGGGCAAGGGGAGATTGACGGGTAAAACGTTGGGCTTAATCAGAAGTCTAAATTCTGTCTCGGCTTGTGTGAGAGATTGTCAGCCATTATTGGGAGAACTAAATTGTGAGAAAGTTGAAGTCTTGAATAGTAACTCTGGAGCTGTTTGCCAGACTATCTATCAAACCTATTCGCATTGCTTTAAGAGCATGGTTTGATTTTTTCAATGTTAACACTAATAATACGACAACTTAAGATAGTCAAGCACACTAAAATAGCAATGATTTCCTCAAATATAATCCTCACATTATGCTTTCCCATTAATTCCTCGGtctttatatttactttgaCTTATACAATGACAATTTCACTTCTCTATTACTGTTTGAAACTAACAATATGATGACTTCTGTCTACAGGAACAGGTTTTGCCACTTGCAGTATCAAGGAGAGTGGTGCGGACAGTGACGCAGACCTGGACGTAGATGGAGATGACACTTTGGAATATGGCAAGGCTCAGTACACTGAAGCTGACATCATTCCCTGTTCCGGGGCAGGGGAGGACCAGGGAGAGGCCCGGGAACGAGAGGCACTACGCGGAGCAGTACTCAAGTATGAGACCTCACTGGTTCAATGAGGAAAATGTATTATAAGATGATATTGTAAgacttatgttttttctttgtagcGGTGGGGTACCTTCTAATAGAATAACTCCAGAGTTTTCAAAATGGGCTAGTGACGGTAAGGTTTCATACAGTTTATTATGGCATAGCTTTGATAACTCCTACTAATACTTGAGTTGTCTTGTGTGTAGAAATGCCTTCAACGAGCAATGGGGAAAGCAGCAAGACTGACGCCAATACTCCGTCTTCGTCCTCCTCTGCTTCAAATGTTCCGCGAACTTGTAAAAACAGCGAAATTGAAAAGTAGGTTTCTCATACATGtctacaaaaacaacacaactgcaTAGCAGTCTAgaagtgtgtagtttgtgtatttttgcatttaCCATCACATCTAATCAAACTGTGGATATCTTTGATGTTTAAGATCATAAAGAACAAAGTCAATGTTATATTTCCATATGCGTGGCACCAGAAAGTTGTCAGATTCAAGTCCTTCACCTGTTTGACACACCCCTTTACACCTTGTCCTATCCATTAGTCCTCCGTCTGTGTCAAAGGCCTGCACTCTGGAATTTCCTCATTTCCATCTCCTCATCCATATTCCACCTGGAGTAAACAATCTAACACGGGGAGACTCGGCCCGCTGCATAGGTAATAGAGGTCAGCTCATTGCAACAGAGTAGTCCTAGCAGCCgacacagagaagagaaagggggatTTGGTTGATTGGTTGCTTCTGCATGTCTGGCATATTCCCGTCCTTTTGCCCCATACAAGCACAGCCTGACTCTGCCAGGGTCACAcgcctctcctctcatctctttatttctttaagtgtttttctttgttctctttgttcttttAAAGTGCTATTTTCATTtccttttttcatttaaacCCTGTTGTCTTCAGCCTGAATAAATGGCTCCATTGCACTAAagtcagttatttttattagttagaatattatatgttttaagatATAATAAGCAGCCCAGCCCCAATCCTGGTTAACTTTCAAGATGAGATGAGATTGGACATTGACAATGTGGTATGGCCACAAAGAAATTAAATCAGTACATGGATAATCTAAAAGAAAggaattatttttgttattttaaaaaatatgaatgcatTTCAATAAAATACCTTTAGTACGTAAAAGTAAAGTTGAGGTTTTAGTTGTCTTGAGCAAAACATGTCTTAATTTAGACATCCATTTAAAGATGCCCACCTCAATGGAGAATGATTGCACTGGAACAAGCCATCAGCTGGCTGGCTAGAACAAACCCCTGCCCTGCTCTTCTCCGCTCACTATAAACGCATGCATTTGTAGAGCTTGTGTGCCCCTCTGTCCCCAAATGAAAATGAGATTTGTCTCCTTTGGTTACATTGATAcattgtgcgtgtgtgtggctCTGCACATGGCAGCGTTAGTGAAATCTCTGCCTCTGATCCCAGATGGGTAATGATCTGGTCGCCTCCCGGGGCATCCTCGTTCCCCTGCTCATTCCCCTGCAAGATAAATGAgctcatacacacacgcacacacaaatacatgtaCAACAAGCGCTCTTTCCCTCCAAGATAAATGGCCCTCCAATGCCGCCAATGCGATTGCTGCCAAATTTGGTGCGCCAGCTGGAACAATGCAAAGAGATTTCCATGTGGTTTTTGCAAATAATTGAATCTGTCCTCAATTTGGAAGTGATGAAGCTAGATTTGAACCCAGCCACACATAGCACACACACCGAGGCTAACGCTCTGGCTGGTCCCTGCTTCACTGTTGTGTTGCAAATGCCTCTTATCCTCTTTCTTCTTGAAACTCTTCAAATCCTCCTCCTGGAT is a genomic window containing:
- the rnf220a gene encoding E3 ubiquitin-protein ligase RNF220a isoform X5, producing the protein MEEVQKTRETFLRVRANRQTRLNARIGKMKRRKPEDGGQVCPLCSAPLTGSEEEMSRHVEQCLIQREGALDDDSVDMDGENGRGFEEYEWAGQKRIRATALLEGGFRGTGFATCSIKESGADSDADLDVDGDDTLEYGKAQYTEADIIPCSGAGEDQGEAREREALRGAVLNGGVPSNRITPEFSKWASDEMPSTSNGESSKTDANTPSSSSSASNVPRTCKNSEIEKVTEEESTATTMEALKARIRELEKQILRGDRYKCLICMDSYTMPLTSIQCWHVHCEECWLRTLGNKKLCPQCNTITSPGDLRRVYL